The Euwallacea similis isolate ESF13 chromosome 35, ESF131.1, whole genome shotgun sequence genome has a segment encoding these proteins:
- the LOC136418461 gene encoding isocitrate dehydrogenase [NADP], mitochondrial-like produces MAGTLTKLCKHSNQLVSNYGCLFQAASASMVQTKNYSNEKRVVAKNPVVEMDGDEMTRIIWEKIKESLIFPYLKVECLYYDLGLPYRDQTNDQVTIDAANAILKHNVGIKCATITPDEARVKEFNLKKMWLSPNGTIRNILGGTVFREPILCKNIPKLVPGWTQPICIGRHAHGDQYKAQDLVIKAPGKVEIVYTPDSGEKVTVELYRYKGPGVALAMYNTDESIRGFAKSSFQIALAKGWPLYLSTKNTILKKYDGRFKDIFQEIYDREYKSQFEAKKIWYEHRLIDDQVAQALKSSGGFVWACKNYDGDVQSDIVAQGYGSLGMMTSVLMCPDGKTIESEAAHGTVTRHYRQHQQGKPTSTNPIASIFAWTRGLEHRGKLDDTPDVVKFAQNLEKACVQTVESGKYTKDLAASIAGGFDKVTDGMYLTTQDFLDAISDQLKRTV; encoded by the exons ATGGCCGGAACTCTGACTAAACTGTGCAAACATTCCAATCAGCTGGTTTCCAACTATGGATGCCTGTTCCAGGCTGCGTCGGCGTCTATGGTCCAAACCAAAAATt attcaaatgaaaaaagggTCGTCGCCAAAAACCCTGTCGTTGAGATGGATGGAGATGAAATGACCAGAATCATTTGGGAGAAAATCAAGGAATCACTAATTTTCCCTTACCTCAAGGTGGAATGTCTTTACTATGACTTAGGATTACCCTACAG AGATCAAACCAACGACCAAGTAACTATAGACGCAGCGAATGCAATTCTAAAACATAATGTGGGGATTAAGTGTGCAACAATAACTCCGGACGAAGCTAGAGTAAAAG AgtttaacttgaaaaaaatgtggctTTCGCCCAACGGAACGATCAGAAACATCCTTGGTGGCACCGTATTCAGAGAGCCCATCCTCTGCAAAAACATTCCAAAATTGGTCCCTGGTTGGACTCAGCCCATTTGCATTGGTCGTCATGCCCATGGAGACCAATATAAAGCTCAAGATCTCGTGATTAAGGCCCCTGGAAAGGTGGAAATTGTTTATACTCCTGATAGTGGCGAGAAAGTTACTGTGGAGTTGTACCGTTATAAAGGACCTGGAGTAGCATTGGCCATGTACAACACTGATGAAAGTATTAGAGGCTTTGCCAAGTCGTCATTCCAAATAGCTTTGGCCAAAGGATGGCCTTTGTATTTGAGCacaaaaaataccattttgaagaaatatgaTGGGCGCTTTAAGGATATTTTCCAGGAAATCTATGACAG gGAGTACAAGTcgcaatttgaagccaagaAGATTTGGTATGAGCATAGGCTTATTGATGACCAAGTAGCACAGGCCCTAAAATCGTCAG GTGGTTTTGTGTGGGCCTGTAAGAATTATGATGGTGATGTGCAGTCAGATATAGTGGCGCAAGGATACGGTTCTCTGGGTATGATGACATCAGTATTGATGTGTCCTGATGGGAAGACAATTGAGTCTGAAGCTGCCCACGGAACTGTGACGCGTCATTATAG ACAACATCAACAAGGTAAACCAACCTCAACTAACCCCATTGCGTCCATATTCGCATGGACCCGGGGCTTAGAGCACAGAGGGAAATTAGATGATACTCCAGATGTGGTTAAGTTTGCTCAAAACCTAGAGAAAGCTTGTGTCCAAACTGTGGAATCTGGAAAATACACTAAAGATTTAGCAGCTTCCATTGCCGGAGGGTTTGATAAGGTTACTGACGGAATGTATTTGACCACTCAAGATTTCCTAGATGCCATCAGTGACCAACTAAAAAGAACTGTTTAA